A single Alteribacter lacisalsi DNA region contains:
- the mscL gene encoding large conductance mechanosensitive channel protein MscL encodes MFLKGLKEFATRGTIVDMGIGIIIGAAFGKVVSSFVSDIIMPPVGLVLGRVDFSNLYVNLSGGQFRSLAEAQEAGAATINYGVFIETILHFSIIAGAAYFIILQMNRLKRLPKEASQQKTCPYCFSDISQRAVRCPKCTSAIKQNEHEDDIRTDRSLRVTIRQHQ; translated from the coding sequence GTGTTTTTAAAAGGTCTGAAGGAATTTGCTACACGTGGAACGATCGTTGATATGGGGATCGGTATCATTATCGGTGCTGCCTTCGGAAAAGTGGTCAGTTCGTTTGTTTCCGACATCATCATGCCTCCTGTAGGCCTTGTACTGGGCAGAGTTGATTTTTCGAACCTGTATGTGAACCTTTCCGGCGGTCAGTTCCGGTCGCTTGCAGAAGCCCAGGAAGCCGGGGCGGCAACGATTAACTATGGTGTGTTTATCGAGACGATTCTGCACTTTAGCATCATCGCAGGGGCAGCCTATTTTATTATTCTGCAGATGAACCGGCTTAAACGGCTTCCCAAAGAAGCTTCACAGCAGAAAACATGTCCATACTGTTTTTCGGACATTTCCCAGCGTGCCGTCCGATGCCCGAAATGTACCAGTGCGATTAAACAGAATGAGCATGAAGATGACATTCGCACCGACCGCAGCCTGCGTGTTACGATCAGGCAACATCAATAA
- a CDS encoding transglutaminase family protein produces MKYRIEHINEFHYETPVDQSMNHIRLKPRTDECQRLLSYRSEINPSSLTKEHGDLWGNTVETFFIPEVHEHLEVKTTSVVSIQRSPFIRMMQYSPEMRNIYHSDLFRKHYLAYLNDTPYTYMFRDQIDEVVREIGDNLNPVQFSLDVMRYIHDRFTYQGNVTTVNTKAHEAFPMKTGVCQDFTHIMLGILRAHLIPARYVSGYLYVGEDSALIGDSATHAWVEVMVPGIGWCGLDPTNNVEALENHIRVGTGRDYSDLSPLQGVYRGGKHSLTVKVKCTLLDS; encoded by the coding sequence ATGAAATACCGCATTGAGCATATTAACGAATTCCATTACGAGACGCCTGTGGATCAGAGTATGAACCACATACGCCTGAAGCCGAGAACTGATGAGTGCCAACGGCTTCTTTCCTATCGTTCCGAGATCAATCCGTCATCATTAACGAAAGAACACGGCGATCTTTGGGGAAACACGGTGGAAACCTTTTTTATACCCGAAGTCCATGAACATCTCGAGGTAAAAACCACCTCGGTCGTGAGTATTCAGCGAAGCCCGTTTATTCGGATGATGCAGTATTCGCCCGAGATGCGGAATATTTATCATTCCGATCTCTTTCGTAAACACTATCTTGCTTATTTAAACGACACCCCGTACACGTATATGTTCCGTGATCAGATTGATGAAGTGGTCAGGGAGATCGGGGATAACCTGAATCCGGTGCAGTTCTCCCTCGATGTGATGCGGTACATTCACGACCGTTTTACGTATCAGGGTAACGTGACGACTGTGAATACGAAGGCGCACGAAGCATTTCCGATGAAAACAGGCGTTTGTCAGGATTTCACACACATCATGCTCGGGATTCTGAGGGCTCACCTGATCCCGGCTCGTTATGTGAGCGGTTATCTCTACGTTGGGGAAGATTCTGCCCTGATCGGGGATTCGGCTACTCATGCCTGGGTCGAGGTGATGGTACCGGGGATCGGCTGGTGCGGTCTTGATCCGACCAATAACGTGGAAGCTTTGGAGAATCACATCCGTGTCGGAACAGGACGGGATTATTCGGATCTCAGCCCGCTCCAGGGTGTCTACCGGGGCGGCAAACATTCCCTGACTGTAAAAGTGAAATGCACCCTTCTTGATTCTTAA
- a CDS encoding alpha-E domain-containing protein, producing MLSRVADSLYWMARNIERAENNSRVLSARLINMLEASDSDAIAERDWEEVIEICSSFADYEKEYSTFHPDTIVQYLAFQENNLNSLSNCISNARYNAKSTREIIPHELWECLNECYWNSIDVDRQYWNLKEVDQLLRQIKLASFTSQGVIESSMMRDETYAFIQIGKWLERAEKTARILNVMCEKSMREAENDNADHHYYYWLAALQFVNGHDAYLKKNPPAITARSVLQFLISDPTFPRSISYCVNHVWDTVKEIEGGKVSHYSEELFDALERVKIEFDDVIINDLKMEELGEFLDQFQNYCNEIGAIFSKTYYLVEPEPAATMSQHQT from the coding sequence ATGTTAAGCCGTGTAGCTGATTCTCTTTACTGGATGGCGAGAAATATCGAGCGGGCCGAGAACAATTCCCGCGTACTCAGCGCCAGACTGATTAATATGCTCGAAGCATCCGATTCGGATGCGATAGCGGAACGGGACTGGGAAGAAGTTATTGAAATCTGTTCTTCCTTTGCAGATTATGAGAAGGAATATTCCACTTTTCATCCCGATACGATTGTGCAGTACCTTGCGTTTCAGGAAAACAACCTGAATTCCCTGTCCAACTGCATCAGCAACGCCCGCTATAATGCCAAGTCCACTCGTGAAATTATTCCCCATGAGCTGTGGGAGTGCTTAAATGAATGCTACTGGAATAGTATCGATGTAGACCGGCAATATTGGAATCTGAAAGAGGTGGACCAACTCCTCAGACAAATTAAACTCGCGTCCTTTACATCCCAGGGTGTAATTGAATCCTCTATGATGAGAGACGAGACGTATGCCTTTATTCAGATCGGCAAATGGCTTGAGCGTGCGGAGAAAACAGCCCGCATTTTAAACGTTATGTGTGAAAAATCCATGCGTGAAGCAGAGAATGATAACGCGGACCATCATTACTATTACTGGCTGGCGGCCCTTCAGTTCGTGAACGGGCACGATGCCTACCTGAAAAAGAATCCGCCTGCGATTACCGCAAGATCCGTTCTGCAGTTCCTGATTTCCGACCCGACGTTCCCGCGCTCAATCAGTTACTGCGTGAATCACGTATGGGATACGGTAAAGGAAATTGAAGGCGGAAAGGTCTCCCATTATTCCGAAGAGCTGTTTGATGCTCTCGAGCGGGTGAAAATTGAATTTGACGACGTCATAATCAACGATCTTAAAATGGAAGAACTTGGCGAATTCCTCGACCAGTTCCAGAACTACTGCAACGAAATTGGGGCAATTTTCTCCAAAACCTACTATCTCGTGGAGCCGGAGCCGGCTGCCACTATGAGCCAGCATCAGACTTGA
- a CDS encoding circularly permuted type 2 ATP-grasp protein, which translates to MDYQYVYREEMDGVLKQYDAKAFYDEMMKENGHPKSHYQQFHSILNQFSVEDLHEKNETAQLSFLRQGITFTVYSDKTGTERTMPFDFIPVIIPPKQWEKIEKGMKQRVKALNLFLEDIYDGQQIVKDGIIPSDLIEENPYYYREQASGLEIPHKNHIFLAGIDLIRDENGEYRVLEDNLRNPSGMSYVFQNRFVMRRVFPEFFNSHEICTLEHQLSHLHEALKSHVPVNSKAKENPTAILLTPGIYNSAYYDHVFLAQQMGIELVEGRDLIVKDDVVYMKTIRGLQRVDIIYRRIDDEFLDPEAFNPESLLGVPGLLRAYRKGNVAVLNGIGNGVADDKAMYAYVPDMIRYYLKEEPLIKNVETYFLRDKEAREYVLENLEKLVVKNVGSSGGYDMLIGPHATQAEIELFREKIIQEPHQYIAQPTIRLSRAPAFQKNRFYPCHVDLRVYVMGGKEHRVLPGGLSRVALKEGSLVVNSSQGGGGKDTWVLRKRGEEPC; encoded by the coding sequence ATGGATTACCAATACGTTTACCGGGAGGAGATGGACGGGGTGCTAAAGCAATACGATGCTAAAGCGTTTTACGATGAGATGATGAAGGAAAATGGTCACCCGAAGTCACATTACCAGCAGTTTCATTCGATTCTGAATCAATTTTCAGTCGAGGATCTGCACGAAAAAAATGAAACCGCACAGCTCAGTTTTTTAAGACAGGGCATTACTTTCACGGTTTACAGCGATAAGACCGGCACGGAGCGGACGATGCCGTTTGATTTTATCCCTGTCATTATTCCGCCCAAACAGTGGGAAAAGATTGAAAAGGGGATGAAGCAGCGTGTAAAAGCCCTCAACCTTTTCCTGGAGGATATTTACGACGGCCAGCAGATCGTCAAGGATGGGATTATTCCTTCCGATTTGATCGAGGAGAACCCGTATTACTACAGGGAGCAGGCGTCAGGCCTTGAGATCCCGCACAAGAATCACATTTTCCTGGCCGGGATTGATCTGATCCGTGATGAAAACGGGGAATACCGCGTTCTTGAAGATAATCTGCGCAATCCGTCCGGCATGTCCTACGTTTTCCAGAACCGGTTTGTCATGCGCCGTGTATTTCCTGAATTTTTCAACAGTCATGAAATCTGTACGCTCGAACACCAGCTTTCCCATCTCCATGAGGCATTAAAAAGCCACGTACCCGTCAACAGTAAAGCGAAGGAAAACCCGACTGCGATCCTTCTGACACCTGGTATATACAACTCTGCCTATTACGATCACGTTTTTCTTGCACAGCAAATGGGCATCGAACTCGTTGAGGGACGTGATCTGATTGTAAAAGACGATGTGGTATATATGAAGACGATCCGAGGCCTTCAACGGGTGGATATTATTTACCGCAGAATTGATGATGAATTTCTTGATCCTGAAGCCTTTAATCCCGAGTCCCTTCTCGGTGTGCCCGGTCTTCTGAGAGCCTACCGGAAAGGCAATGTCGCCGTTCTGAACGGCATCGGCAACGGTGTGGCTGATGATAAGGCGATGTATGCCTATGTCCCTGACATGATCAGGTATTATCTGAAGGAAGAGCCGCTCATTAAAAACGTGGAAACGTACTTCCTCCGTGATAAGGAAGCAAGGGAATACGTACTTGAAAACCTTGAAAAGCTTGTTGTGAAAAACGTTGGTTCATCAGGCGGCTATGATATGCTGATTGGTCCCCACGCCACGCAGGCGGAGATCGAATTGTTCCGGGAAAAAATTATCCAGGAACCGCATCAGTACATTGCCCAGCCGACCATCAGACTCTCACGAGCACCGGCATTTCAGAAAAACCGTTTCTATCCGTGCCACGTGGATCTCCGGGTGTACGTGATGGGTGGAAAAGAACACAGAGTACTTCCCGGAGGCCTTTCCCGTGTCGCGCTGAAGGAAGGATCCCTTGTGGTCAACTCTTCACAGGGCGGCGGCGGAAAAGACACATGGGTACTGAGAAAAAGAGGTGAGGAACCATGTTAA